In Nostoc sp. GT001, a genomic segment contains:
- a CDS encoding DUF4090 family protein, translating into MPTETNPGNQTTTGADAIDEAIAQGIDFDGSPIPPAKLELYGKVMALEANRQRSGVSNTMRSRIVRIGAKHIPQAELDQLLVDAGFAPLKEKEIAFFYSGK; encoded by the coding sequence ATGCCTACCGAAACTAACCCAGGGAATCAGACTACTACAGGAGCTGATGCGATTGACGAAGCGATCGCACAGGGAATTGATTTTGATGGTTCTCCTATTCCACCTGCCAAGCTAGAACTTTATGGTAAAGTTATGGCGCTAGAAGCCAATAGACAGCGCAGTGGTGTATCTAATACCATGCGATCGCGTATTGTGCGGATTGGTGCAAAACACATTCCCCAAGCAGAACTCGACCAATTACTCGTAGATGCTGGTTTTGCACCTCTAAAAGAAAAAGAAATTGCCTTTTTTTATAGTGGTAAATAA
- a CDS encoding zinc ABC transporter substrate-binding protein, translating into MSKKSPLNNFFPVILAALTIGFVGCRNQAVSTTFTQTNTQVNENLPRVVATTSVLCDLTKQVAGNTVNLTCLISPTADPQFYKPKPEDRKAIEQANLILYNGYNFEPNLIKLIKATKNPTPKIAVAQLAVPKPQKFQAGGKNITDPHVWHNTKNTIRMVEVINSNLRKLQSSDAEAYSSNTKKITNELTQLDSWIKSRIASIPTKERKLVTTSDALSYYAKAYRILLAGGLQSINTKEKLTAERVNNLATNIKRTKVSTIFAEVEINPNLIQSIAREAEVDISDRKLYVEGLGEPGSDADTYQKMMIANTRTIVEGLGGTYLMFERKAAK; encoded by the coding sequence ATGTCAAAAAAATCACCATTGAATAATTTCTTCCCAGTTATTCTTGCTGCCTTGACAATTGGATTTGTTGGATGTAGAAATCAAGCTGTAAGCACTACATTCACTCAGACTAACACCCAGGTAAATGAGAATCTTCCCCGAGTTGTAGCTACTACAAGCGTACTGTGTGACTTAACCAAACAGGTTGCCGGAAATACAGTTAACCTCACCTGCTTAATTTCTCCTACCGCCGACCCCCAATTTTATAAACCAAAACCGGAAGATCGTAAAGCCATTGAGCAAGCTAATCTTATTCTTTATAATGGCTACAATTTTGAACCAAATCTGATCAAGTTAATTAAAGCGACTAAAAACCCTACACCAAAAATAGCTGTCGCTCAACTGGCAGTGCCTAAGCCACAAAAATTTCAGGCAGGTGGTAAGAATATAACCGATCCTCATGTTTGGCACAATACCAAAAATACTATCAGAATGGTGGAGGTAATTAATAGTAACTTAAGAAAATTACAATCTAGTGATGCAGAGGCTTATAGCAGTAATACTAAAAAAATTACTAATGAACTCACTCAACTAGATAGTTGGATTAAGTCAAGAATTGCTAGTATTCCTACCAAAGAACGTAAGTTAGTTACAACCTCTGATGCACTGAGTTATTACGCTAAAGCATACCGTATTTTATTGGCAGGAGGATTGCAAAGTATTAATACTAAAGAAAAACTGACAGCAGAACGAGTCAATAATTTAGCTACAAACATTAAACGGACTAAAGTATCAACAATTTTTGCTGAAGTGGAAATTAATCCTAATTTGATTCAATCTATAGCCAGAGAAGCTGAAGTGGACATTTCTGATAGAAAGCTATATGTTGAGGGACTTGGGGAACCAGGAAGCGACGCTGACACTTATCAGAAAATGATGATTGCCAATACACGCACAATTGTAGAAGGACTAGGAGGCACGTATTTGATGTTTGAAAGAAAAGCTGCTAAGTAG
- a CDS encoding DUF1574 family protein — MKTVLPDRQQSLVQWVSQATGINTFGVKVRLRGNDLHILCEGTECPQRWRTLSDLLQALQQTNLDILTSSEQTSIYQVFVYGRRKGEQRPSWCHRVHLNQIDKHLDQVQQALLADSEKSKQPGGALIVSNESLARQGNPEAIARYLSETLSTLGVSIQVKIKLYKPKNSQPEENRLWIFCQSSYSPDASLLAEPIAQKLRYLKLSGYQDAVIVSQVSGETAPDWLLRVDLTPPEVMLKEWARWGDIQAIARLLTEVLSGLKVGVQVSLKESTLHIFCIPAFDPLGTAPIPDKVVCLEAILPQLEAIAPQGILAATIYGQKAGDKEPTWIDWLALPAANHPAFALSPLDLANTGDEPAIVFLIERLLNPDLDWRLLTGGIRVLLLNKNGLLHIMCDAPVCPQRQQVASKITQFIRQLKISGIIGVRIYGRRAGNKEPFWHYGVDLEYRQRLVPEATPEFAATSIYINDLVTPETSEPILRPDLTTEEVQNFVTEVARDWIATASSTARKFLLKSQLFTESNEPAERNHDVQGIKIALVWGTLGLLLTLQTDWVLGRIIARNTPSSPKVASVTLPSSSSEQKASLTSGKNQTEKTTFFSSTSKTKSPPNQSSVFNASEFTQSDDTPKNNLAAAPLKEKATATAILLAARSQMPSFNVRQLDEQLALYKQRLARTGSPPDVLIIGSSRALRGVDPAALSKALATQGYPNVDVFNFGINGATAQVVDFVIRHVLEPSELPKIIIWADGARAFNGGREDITFKSLAASAGYKQAFQKTPTTASSNDLPENTVNSGEEKTKEEKQEISTYEAVNQSLNQALASVSTSYQNRDQIKSLLQKQLLVFGKNQAVASQKQLTDGTSDESISQQAVDFDGFLPLSIRFNPARYYQKHSRVPGNYDNDYKSFQVEGQQDTAFQEVLQFTQSQKISLVFVNMPLTADYLDPVRKQYEQQFQQYMLRLATNPNFIYRDLSQQWPKVNDFFSDPSHLNRFGAYEVSKKLANDPMIPWPVK, encoded by the coding sequence ATGAAAACAGTATTACCAGATCGCCAGCAATCCTTAGTGCAATGGGTGAGCCAAGCAACAGGGATCAACACTTTCGGAGTGAAAGTCCGGTTGCGGGGAAATGACCTTCATATTCTTTGTGAAGGTACAGAATGTCCGCAGCGTTGGCGTACTTTGTCTGATTTGCTGCAAGCACTACAGCAAACAAACTTAGATATCCTCACAAGCAGCGAACAAACTTCAATATATCAAGTATTTGTCTATGGTCGCAGAAAAGGGGAACAGCGCCCCTCATGGTGCCATCGAGTTCACTTGAATCAAATAGATAAGCATCTCGATCAGGTGCAACAAGCACTGCTAGCAGACTCGGAAAAATCAAAACAACCGGGTGGGGCGCTAATTGTCTCTAACGAAAGTTTGGCACGCCAAGGAAATCCAGAAGCGATCGCTCGATATCTAAGCGAAACTCTGAGTACGTTAGGTGTATCGATACAGGTAAAGATTAAGCTATATAAGCCCAAGAATTCTCAGCCAGAAGAAAATCGCCTGTGGATATTTTGCCAGTCGAGTTATAGCCCTGATGCATCGTTGCTTGCCGAACCCATAGCACAAAAGTTGCGTTATCTCAAGCTTTCCGGCTACCAAGATGCCGTAATTGTTTCTCAGGTGAGCGGCGAAACTGCCCCTGATTGGCTGCTGCGGGTAGATTTGACACCACCAGAGGTAATGCTGAAGGAGTGGGCGCGTTGGGGAGATATCCAAGCGATCGCTCGATTATTAACTGAGGTACTATCAGGATTAAAAGTTGGTGTCCAAGTTTCTTTGAAAGAATCAACGCTACATATTTTTTGTATCCCAGCTTTCGATCCTTTAGGAACTGCCCCAATTCCAGACAAGGTAGTGTGCTTAGAGGCGATTTTACCGCAACTAGAAGCGATCGCTCCTCAAGGCATTCTCGCCGCCACCATATACGGGCAAAAAGCAGGTGACAAGGAACCCACTTGGATTGATTGGCTGGCTTTACCCGCAGCAAACCATCCCGCCTTTGCCCTATCACCACTTGATTTGGCAAATACTGGTGATGAACCAGCGATCGTATTTTTAATAGAGCGCTTACTCAATCCTGATTTGGATTGGCGATTATTGACAGGTGGAATTCGCGTACTTCTACTGAACAAAAATGGTTTATTGCACATTATGTGTGATGCACCTGTTTGTCCACAGCGGCAACAAGTAGCAAGTAAAATTACGCAGTTTATCCGTCAGTTAAAAATTTCCGGTATTATAGGAGTACGTATCTACGGTCGCCGGGCTGGGAATAAAGAACCTTTTTGGCATTATGGCGTCGATCTTGAATATCGCCAACGTTTAGTACCAGAAGCAACCCCAGAATTTGCTGCTACTTCTATATACATCAACGATTTAGTAACACCTGAGACTAGTGAGCCAATTTTGCGCCCAGACTTAACGACAGAAGAAGTTCAAAATTTTGTAACAGAAGTAGCGCGAGATTGGATAGCAACGGCGAGTTCAACCGCGAGAAAATTCCTCTTGAAAAGCCAGCTATTTACCGAAAGCAACGAGCCAGCCGAACGTAATCATGATGTTCAAGGAATTAAAATTGCTCTAGTTTGGGGAACACTGGGATTATTACTCACCCTCCAAACCGATTGGGTATTGGGTCGAATTATTGCACGTAATACGCCCAGTTCGCCAAAAGTCGCTAGTGTTACCCTCCCATCTTCGTCTTCCGAGCAAAAAGCATCTTTGACATCTGGGAAAAATCAGACTGAGAAAACAACATTTTTTAGCAGCACTTCCAAAACAAAATCTCCTCCAAATCAGAGTTCTGTCTTTAACGCTTCGGAATTTACCCAGAGTGATGATACCCCAAAAAATAATTTGGCAGCCGCACCACTGAAGGAAAAAGCAACCGCAACAGCTATTCTTTTAGCAGCGCGATCGCAGATGCCAAGTTTTAATGTCAGGCAATTAGACGAGCAACTAGCACTGTATAAACAGCGTTTAGCTAGAACTGGTAGTCCCCCGGACGTGTTGATTATTGGCTCCTCCCGCGCCCTCAGAGGAGTAGATCCCGCAGCACTTTCTAAAGCTTTAGCAACTCAAGGCTATCCAAATGTTGACGTGTTTAACTTCGGGATCAACGGTGCTACGGCACAAGTTGTAGACTTTGTGATTCGTCACGTACTAGAACCATCAGAACTACCCAAAATAATTATCTGGGCAGATGGTGCGCGTGCTTTCAACGGTGGACGCGAGGATATTACCTTTAAATCGCTGGCTGCATCAGCTGGTTATAAACAAGCATTTCAAAAAACACCAACAACGGCAAGTAGCAATGATTTGCCAGAAAATACGGTAAATTCGGGAGAAGAAAAGACAAAGGAAGAAAAACAGGAGATTAGTACTTATGAAGCCGTCAATCAGTCGTTAAATCAGGCTCTAGCCTCTGTTTCTACTAGCTATCAAAACCGCGACCAAATTAAAAGTTTACTACAAAAACAATTGCTCGTATTTGGTAAGAATCAGGCAGTTGCATCACAAAAACAGTTGACAGACGGGACTTCGGATGAAAGTATTTCCCAGCAAGCCGTTGACTTTGATGGCTTTCTACCCTTGTCTATTCGCTTTAATCCCGCGAGATACTATCAAAAACATTCTAGAGTTCCCGGAAATTATGACAACGACTATAAATCTTTCCAAGTAGAAGGACAGCAAGATACTGCTTTTCAAGAAGTGCTTCAGTTTACCCAGTCCCAGAAAATCTCCTTAGTGTTTGTCAACATGCCTCTGACGGCAGATTATTTAGATCCAGTGCGTAAACAATATGAGCAACAATTTCAGCAATATATGTTGCGTTTGGCTACTAATCCCAACTTTATTTATCGTGATTTGAGTCAACAGTGGCCAAAAGTAAATGATTTCTTTTCCGATCCTAGCCACCTCAATCGTTTTGGTGCATACGAAGTCTCGAAAAAGCTAGCTAACGATCCGATGATTCCTTGGCCGGTGAAGTAG
- a CDS encoding MBOAT family protein encodes MNFISIFYGLFLLSVLGIYWSLAQHKLRLWTLLIASLVFYSSLHIQYIPLLLALTFINFRIGLEIGNNTSPGKHSLDWQISNEEWQFAQVDWNRRRLKVLWVGIILNVLLLLAFKYFTPLFKFVFHVQTNSSDSSFKLIAPLGISFFTFECIAYLIDVYRGAPATDNFLKFATYKLFFVKLISGPITRYHNLANQFNTLELPSTNRVAEALWLIARGAVKKGIFADHLGIFVDLCFGNLQRAGSTDLWLATFAYGLQLYLDFNGYVDIARGSAMLFGLVLPENFDFPYFSTNISEFWRRWHMTLGDWLRNYVYFPLGGSRRGLVRTCWNLFLVMLIAGIWHGAALGYVVWGILHGLALVVHRLTDSISDRSENLEQFWQNPLGIFVAWFLTQLMVFTSWIWFRLPNLQDSSLVIRHLWGYPADAQFAEKVYVEALNMSQSQLAWVLLGLAALMTVVYAFNRMLKLEFNWPLKLVFVPLCFYAVWLLAPEGSLPYIYFDF; translated from the coding sequence ATGAACTTTATATCAATTTTCTATGGACTGTTCCTATTGAGTGTATTAGGAATTTACTGGTCTTTAGCACAACATAAATTGCGATTGTGGACGCTGCTAATTGCTAGTTTGGTTTTCTATTCATCTTTGCACATTCAATACATACCATTACTATTAGCATTAACGTTTATCAATTTCCGTATAGGGCTGGAAATTGGTAACAACACATCACCAGGAAAACATTCTCTTGACTGGCAAATTTCTAATGAAGAGTGGCAATTTGCTCAAGTTGATTGGAATCGTCGCCGTCTAAAGGTTTTGTGGGTGGGTATAATTCTAAATGTTTTACTGCTATTAGCTTTTAAGTATTTTACCCCTTTATTCAAGTTTGTTTTTCATGTCCAAACAAACTCATCAGATAGCTCTTTTAAATTAATTGCACCTTTAGGAATTTCATTTTTCACCTTTGAATGTATTGCTTATTTAATAGATGTCTATCGCGGTGCCCCTGCTACTGATAATTTTCTTAAATTTGCTACATACAAATTATTCTTCGTCAAACTGATTTCAGGGCCGATTACGCGCTATCACAACTTAGCAAATCAATTCAATACACTAGAATTACCTAGTACTAATAGAGTTGCTGAAGCGCTGTGGTTGATTGCTAGGGGCGCAGTCAAAAAAGGTATTTTTGCAGACCACTTGGGAATTTTTGTAGATTTATGTTTCGGTAATTTGCAACGGGCGGGTAGTACGGATCTCTGGTTAGCTACATTCGCTTATGGCTTGCAATTATATCTAGATTTCAACGGTTACGTAGATATTGCCCGTGGTAGTGCTATGCTTTTCGGCTTGGTTCTACCTGAAAATTTCGACTTTCCTTATTTCAGCACCAATATCTCAGAATTTTGGCGGCGCTGGCACATGACTCTGGGAGATTGGCTACGTAACTATGTCTACTTTCCGTTGGGTGGTTCCCGTCGGGGTTTAGTCCGTACCTGCTGGAATTTATTTCTTGTGATGCTAATTGCTGGTATCTGGCACGGTGCCGCTTTGGGTTATGTCGTTTGGGGTATACTCCACGGATTGGCTTTGGTGGTTCATCGACTTACAGATTCTATAAGCGATCGCTCTGAAAATCTAGAACAATTCTGGCAAAATCCTCTGGGTATCTTTGTCGCTTGGTTCTTAACTCAACTGATGGTTTTTACCTCTTGGATTTGGTTCCGTCTACCTAATCTCCAAGACTCTTCTTTGGTAATTCGGCATCTTTGGGGTTATCCGGCTGACGCCCAGTTTGCTGAAAAAGTCTATGTAGAAGCCTTAAATATGAGCCAATCCCAACTCGCTTGGGTACTTCTAGGTTTAGCTGCGCTTATGACTGTAGTCTATGCATTCAATCGAATGCTGAAGTTAGAGTTTAACTGGCCTCTTAAGCTTGTCTTCGTCCCCCTATGTTTTTACGCTGTTTGGTTATTAGCTCCTGAAGGCAGTTTGCCCTACATCTACTTTGATTTTTAA
- the psbA gene encoding photosystem II q(b) protein has translation MTTTLQRRSDANVWNRFCEWITSTDNRIYIGWFGVLMIPTLLAATTCFVIAFIAAPPVDIDGIREPVAGSLIYGNNIISGAVVPSSNAIGLHFYPIWEAASLDEWLYNGGPYQLVILHFLLGCAAYLGRQWELSYRLGMRPWICVAYSAPLASATAVFLIYPIGQGSFSDGMPLGISGTFNFMIVFQAEHNILMHPFHMLGVAGVFGGSLFSAMHGSLVTSSLVRETTETESLNYGYKFGQEEETYNIVAAHGYFGRLIFQYASFNNSRSLHFFLAAWPVVGIWFTALGVSTMAFNLNGFNFNQSIIDSQGRVISTWADVINRANLGMEVMHERNAHNFPLDLAAGEVAPVAMTAPAING, from the coding sequence ATGACCACAACCTTACAACGGCGCTCTGACGCTAACGTATGGAATCGCTTTTGCGAGTGGATCACCAGCACCGACAACCGTATTTACATCGGTTGGTTTGGTGTTCTCATGATCCCAACCCTACTAGCTGCTACAACTTGCTTTGTGATTGCTTTCATCGCTGCTCCTCCCGTGGACATCGACGGCATCCGCGAACCAGTTGCAGGTTCTTTGATCTACGGAAACAACATCATCTCTGGTGCAGTTGTTCCTTCTTCAAACGCAATCGGCTTGCACTTCTACCCAATCTGGGAAGCTGCTTCCTTAGATGAGTGGTTGTACAACGGCGGTCCTTACCAGTTAGTAATTTTACACTTCTTGCTCGGTTGCGCTGCCTACCTTGGTCGTCAGTGGGAACTTTCTTACCGCTTAGGTATGCGTCCTTGGATCTGCGTAGCTTACAGCGCACCTCTGGCTTCCGCTACCGCAGTATTCTTGATCTACCCCATCGGTCAAGGTTCATTCTCTGATGGTATGCCTTTAGGTATCTCTGGAACATTCAACTTCATGATTGTGTTCCAAGCAGAACATAACATCTTGATGCACCCCTTCCACATGTTAGGTGTGGCCGGTGTATTCGGCGGTTCATTGTTCTCAGCAATGCACGGTTCTCTAGTAACTTCTTCCTTGGTGCGTGAAACCACCGAAACCGAATCCCTTAACTACGGTTACAAATTCGGTCAAGAAGAAGAAACCTACAACATCGTTGCAGCCCACGGCTACTTCGGTCGTTTGATCTTCCAATACGCTTCCTTCAACAACAGCCGTTCACTGCACTTCTTCTTAGCAGCATGGCCTGTCGTCGGAATCTGGTTCACCGCCTTGGGTGTCAGCACGATGGCATTCAACCTGAACGGTTTCAACTTCAACCAATCAATCATTGACTCCCAAGGTCGCGTCATCAGCACCTGGGCAGATGTAATCAACCGCGCTAACTTGGGTATGGAAGTAATGCACGAGCGTAACGCTCACAACTTCCCCTTAGACTTAGCTGCTGGTGAAGTTGCTCCTGTAGCAATGACTGCTCCTGCTATCAACGGCTAA
- a CDS encoding DUF2993 domain-containing protein produces the protein MFGGLTGLQDPKSTDWGERMLNTVASQTIRHLFTQSESVEVFVRCYPSSKLLQGSIDSFKMSGRGLVIRRDFAVEEMSFETDAVAIDFGSVLSGKLSLKQPTQAIAQVILSEAGINQAFNAELVKKRLLNLTVPSLTELSGGEPVSFTDVQVQLLPENRLQLVAKADLNNGELVPLSMILTVGIERRRRVSFKDPKIQLDQVPEAQREISQTLSVALVEILDNMVDLDRFDLDGVKMRLNRLETEGKKIIFSGYAEIERIPNSP, from the coding sequence ATGTTCGGCGGACTTACTGGTTTACAAGATCCTAAAAGCACAGATTGGGGAGAGCGAATGCTCAACACAGTCGCCAGCCAAACGATTCGCCACCTGTTTACTCAAAGCGAGTCAGTAGAAGTCTTTGTGCGCTGCTACCCCTCCAGCAAGCTCTTGCAAGGCAGCATTGATAGCTTCAAAATGAGCGGTCGTGGCTTGGTGATTCGGAGAGATTTCGCGGTTGAGGAGATGTCGTTTGAAACTGATGCGGTGGCCATTGACTTCGGCTCGGTTTTAAGTGGAAAACTTAGCCTTAAACAGCCCACTCAAGCGATCGCTCAAGTCATATTATCAGAAGCAGGCATAAACCAAGCCTTTAATGCGGAACTGGTGAAAAAGCGCCTGCTTAACCTCACCGTACCATCACTGACAGAATTATCTGGCGGTGAACCAGTCTCCTTTACAGATGTTCAGGTACAGCTATTGCCAGAAAATCGCTTACAGCTTGTAGCAAAAGCAGATTTAAACAATGGCGAACTCGTACCCTTGAGCATGATTTTAACTGTAGGTATTGAAAGACGGCGGCGAGTTTCTTTCAAAGATCCGAAAATTCAACTTGACCAAGTGCCAGAAGCACAACGGGAAATCTCACAAACCTTGAGCGTAGCGCTGGTAGAAATTTTAGATAATATGGTCGATTTGGATCGTTTTGACCTTGATGGAGTGAAAATGCGCCTCAACCGATTAGAAACTGAAGGTAAAAAAATTATTTTCAGTGGATATGCTGAAATTGAACGTATTCCAAATAGTCCTTAA
- a CDS encoding phosphoenolpyruvate carboxylase, with product MGSLLYSSSQTADIYPVSELFLRHRLQVVEELWESVLRQECGQNMVDLLRQLRDLCSPEGQATNDQASSAVKLIEQLNINEAIRAARAFALYFQLINIIEQEYEQRQQLSRYEADTEEIEPETLSNVNYSSNQREDDAPVSKGIAADFLKKNYLEKAQVKPKGTFAALFPYLFKLNVPPQQIQRLIAHLDVRLVFTAHPTEIVRHTIRDKQRQVVQLLQKLDTLENHSGSTPGAYPWEAIDVREQLLEEIRLWWRTDELHQFKPTVLDEVDYALHYFQEVLFDGIPQLYKRFKHTLSNTFPWLEPPSKNFCSFGSWVGSDRDGNPSVTPEITWKTACYQRKMVLGRYIQSVKNLIELLSVSMHWSDVLPDLLESLELDQSQLSEVYDALALRYRQEPYRLKLAYVLKRLENTRDRNLALYNRETPTNQDSPLYRSGADFLAELRMIQRNLTETGLSCRELENLICQVEIFGFNLTQLDIRQESSRHADALNEILEYLQILPQPYNELSEEQRVAWLTGELQTRRPLIPAELPFSEKTNDVIETFRVVRSLQQEFGLNICQTYIISMCRDVSDVLEVLLLAKEARLFDPAIAVGTIQVVPLFETVEDLQRSRSVMRNLFELPLYRALLADGYEQTKAESVVDENSSSPTSPAPLLPCSPASSPLPTNLQEVMLGYSDSNKDSGFLSSNWEIHKAQKSLQQIAENYDVSLRIFHGRGGSVGRGGGPAYEAILAQPGHSINGRIKITEQGEVLASKYSLLDLALYHMETITTAVIQASLLRTGFDDIEPWNEIMEELAARSRQHYRALIYEQPDFVDFFHEVTPIEEISQLQISSRPARRPSGKKDLSSLRAIPWVFSWTQTRFLLPSWYGVGTALQEFLNAEPEEHLKLLRYFYVKWPFFKMVISKAEMTLAKVDMQMAHHYVQELSKPEDQVRFDKVFDQIASEFYLTRDLVLKITDHNRLLDGDPVLQRSVQLRNGTIVPLGFIQVSLLKRLRQSQNSTATSGVIHSRYSKGELLRGALLTINGIAAGMRNTG from the coding sequence ATGGGTTCCCTTTTATACTCTTCGTCTCAAACTGCTGATATATACCCGGTGTCGGAATTATTTTTGCGCCATCGTCTCCAGGTAGTGGAAGAATTGTGGGAGTCAGTTCTCCGGCAAGAATGTGGTCAAAATATGGTGGACTTGTTGCGTCAGTTACGCGATCTATGTTCGCCAGAAGGACAAGCAACAAATGACCAAGCATCCTCAGCCGTCAAATTAATTGAACAACTAAATATCAACGAAGCAATTCGTGCGGCTCGTGCTTTTGCTCTATATTTTCAGTTGATTAACATCATAGAGCAGGAATACGAACAACGGCAGCAATTGAGCCGCTATGAAGCAGATACAGAGGAAATAGAGCCGGAAACACTGTCCAATGTTAACTATTCCTCTAATCAAAGAGAAGATGACGCGCCTGTTAGCAAGGGAATAGCAGCAGACTTCCTCAAAAAGAATTATCTCGAAAAGGCGCAAGTCAAACCAAAAGGTACTTTTGCTGCCTTGTTTCCCTATTTATTCAAACTGAATGTCCCACCCCAGCAAATTCAACGTCTAATTGCACATCTGGATGTGCGGTTAGTTTTTACAGCGCATCCAACAGAAATTGTTCGTCATACCATCCGCGATAAGCAGCGACAGGTGGTACAACTTTTGCAAAAACTGGATACCTTGGAAAACCACTCTGGTAGCACACCAGGAGCATATCCTTGGGAAGCAATAGATGTGCGCGAACAATTGCTCGAAGAGATTCGCCTATGGTGGCGTACAGACGAACTTCACCAGTTCAAACCCACAGTGCTAGATGAAGTAGATTATGCCCTGCACTACTTCCAAGAAGTTTTATTTGATGGCATTCCGCAACTGTATAAACGTTTCAAACATACTCTATCCAATACCTTTCCTTGGCTAGAACCACCGAGTAAAAACTTTTGCTCTTTTGGCTCCTGGGTAGGCTCAGACAGAGATGGAAACCCATCAGTTACACCTGAAATTACCTGGAAAACGGCTTGCTATCAGCGCAAAATGGTGCTGGGTAGATATATTCAGTCAGTGAAAAATCTGATTGAATTGTTGAGTGTGTCGATGCATTGGAGTGATGTTTTACCAGACTTACTGGAATCTCTAGAATTAGATCAATCCCAGTTGAGCGAAGTCTACGACGCGCTGGCGCTACGTTATCGACAAGAACCCTATCGGCTCAAACTGGCTTATGTGCTGAAACGATTGGAAAATACTCGCGATCGCAATCTCGCTTTGTACAATCGGGAAACGCCAACAAATCAAGATAGCCCTCTGTATCGTTCGGGAGCCGATTTTTTAGCAGAGCTGCGAATGATTCAGCGGAACTTGACAGAAACAGGTTTAAGTTGTCGAGAATTAGAAAATCTCATCTGTCAGGTAGAAATTTTTGGCTTTAACTTGACACAGTTAGATATCCGCCAAGAATCATCTCGCCACGCCGATGCGCTCAATGAAATACTGGAATACCTGCAAATATTACCTCAACCTTACAACGAACTATCCGAGGAGCAAAGAGTTGCTTGGCTCACAGGAGAACTGCAAACCCGCAGGCCATTAATTCCGGCAGAATTGCCATTTTCGGAAAAAACCAACGATGTAATTGAAACCTTTCGCGTCGTGCGATCGCTGCAACAAGAATTTGGTCTCAACATCTGCCAAACTTACATTATCAGCATGTGTCGCGACGTGAGCGACGTGCTGGAAGTACTACTGTTAGCCAAAGAAGCCAGACTTTTTGACCCCGCCATTGCCGTCGGAACTATTCAAGTAGTCCCCCTATTTGAGACAGTAGAAGATTTACAACGCTCCAGAAGCGTGATGCGGAACCTGTTTGAACTGCCGTTATATCGCGCTTTGTTAGCCGATGGCTACGAACAGACAAAAGCAGAGAGTGTTGTGGATGAAAACTCATCCTCCCCTACTTCCCCTGCTCCCCTGCTCCCCTGCTCCCCTGCTTCCTCCCCGCTTCCCACAAACTTGCAAGAAGTCATGCTGGGGTATTCTGACAGCAACAAAGACTCTGGTTTTTTAAGCAGCAACTGGGAAATTCATAAAGCCCAAAAATCACTGCAACAAATAGCAGAAAACTATGATGTAAGTTTGCGGATTTTCCACGGACGCGGCGGTTCTGTGGGACGAGGTGGCGGTCCCGCTTACGAAGCTATTTTGGCTCAACCAGGTCATAGTATCAATGGGCGAATCAAGATTACCGAACAAGGAGAAGTTTTAGCTTCCAAATATTCCTTGTTGGACTTGGCTTTGTACCACATGGAAACCATCACCACTGCCGTGATTCAAGCTAGTCTGCTGCGAACAGGGTTTGATGATATTGAACCCTGGAATGAGATTATGGAAGAATTAGCAGCGCGATCGCGCCAACATTATCGTGCTTTAATTTACGAACAGCCTGATTTTGTTGATTTCTTTCACGAAGTAACTCCCATTGAAGAAATTAGCCAACTGCAAATTAGTTCCCGTCCCGCACGCCGTCCATCTGGTAAGAAAGATTTAAGCAGTCTGCGAGCTATTCCTTGGGTATTTAGCTGGACGCAAACTCGCTTTTTACTTCCTTCGTGGTATGGCGTTGGCACAGCATTACAAGAATTCCTGAACGCAGAACCAGAAGAACACTTGAAATTGCTACGCTACTTTTATGTTAAGTGGCCCTTTTTCAAGATGGTGATTTCTAAAGCCGAGATGACTTTGGCAAAAGTAGATATGCAAATGGCACACCACTATGTCCAAGAACTGTCAAAACCAGAAGATCAAGTTCGCTTTGACAAGGTGTTTGACCAAATTGCTAGCGAGTTCTATCTGACAAGAGATTTGGTGTTAAAAATCACCGATCACAATCGACTATTAGATGGCGATCCGGTATTGCAACGATCTGTGCAGTTACGTAATGGCACAATTGTCCCCTTGGGATTTATCCAAGTTTCACTACTCAAGCGTCTACGGCAGTCCCAAAATTCTACTGCTACTTCTGGAGTAATTCATTCTCGTTATAGCAAAGGCGAGTTACTGCGAGGAGCATTGTTAACTATTAATGGTATTGCAGCCGGGATGAGAAATACAGGTTGA